In Dryocola sp. LX212, the genomic stretch GATCGCGGTTGCGCAGCTCCAGGCTGAACTCCTCTTCCTGGGCGGCACGGTCGACCGGGTCCGGGAAGTTAGCAGCTTCATCCTGCATGTGCGTGACGGTGCGATCAACTTCGTCCATAAGTTGGTTACGCCAGGCTTCAAGAATACGCCTGAAGTGCGACAGCTGGGCTTCGTTCATGTATTCTTCGCCCGCTTTCTCCTGGTAAGGTTCCACCCCAGCGATGGCGAGGATACTCAGGGACGATGTTTTACGCTTTTGCCCTTCTTGCATGTTGCTTCTCCTTAACACGCACTATCGGTCCCCTGTTGGGGGAAAATCAGGTCGCTATAAATAGCAGATGCTTTTCAGGATGGCAATTATATAAATTTCGCTATTGACAACCCTGTG encodes the following:
- the dksA gene encoding RNA polymerase-binding protein DksA, translating into MQEGQKRKTSSLSILAIAGVEPYQEKAGEEYMNEAQLSHFRRILEAWRNQLMDEVDRTVTHMQDEAANFPDPVDRAAQEEEFSLELRNRDRERKLIKKIEKTLKKVEDEDFGYCESCGVEIGIRRLEARPTADLCIDCKTLAEIREKQMAG